The nucleotide sequence CTTCTTGTAGGAATACAGAGCAATTTAAAAAGTTGGATAGTTCTATATGATTTAATTTTGCAAGACAAACTTGACACCCTTAGCTAAATACCTAGAACTATAAATTTCAATTACTGATACTCAAAATGACAAATCAGGATATTTGATGTTGGAACTTGGAAGGTTTGGAGAagggaaaaagaaggaagaaacgaGGAATATTTTCTAAACAATTTACACAATGTGTAATTAGGATCATTACCCTGAAATCCAACATGTCAAGCTTAGAGGAATGTAACTCAGCTGCATCTTTCCCGAAGGATATGAGTCTTCCATAATTCACATGTTTCATTGACTGACTCTTTTTGTCATTTTGACATGGTTTGATACTATCATTGGTCTTGTGTTTCTTTGCACTGCAGTTATAGTATCCTTCAGGTGACCAATCCAGGCCACCCCATATAGTATCTCCTCCTTTTGGTATCATTGACATGGTTGAATCCCATGTTCGGGTCATACGCATTAGATGCTCTAAAGTTTGAAGACCAAAAACATCCTTGTCCAAAACACCTGGTGCAAAGGCCCTGCAAAAGAATAGATGTTCAATAAGGACACCCTAATAAATATTTTACGCGTGCAATGTATGAAAGATTCACAATTTCATCCAAGCAAAGTCATAAAAGAAAAAACATAGAAATGTTTGCTTTAACAAGAACAGTGAGAAAAGAAATCCTGTCTATACCAAGGAAATCCAGAAAAATGATCAATCATGTCATAATTTAAAGAGAGAACAGAATAGAAACTTAGTGTTCTTTCAAAAAAGGAAGTAGGAACCGCACAACCATCCCAAAACCTACTGGTTGAGAGAATAAATTTTGCCAAAgaagacacacacacacacatacaggACCGAAAATTTACATTATAGTAGGGAAAACAAAAACCTTGCCACAGCAATATCCCGGGCTTCAATGGAGAAGAGCCCAGCGACAGATTTGGGAACACCAAGAAAAGGTCCCCCAATGTTCATCACTGCTTTAATATGCTTGGCACACCAATCTGATCCACCCCCTCCACCCATTGGTGGTGGTGCCTCAACCCACTTCATAAAATGCAGAAAGTATAGAACACCCATTGAATGGGGAATTACGACAACCTTTTTACCACCATTTGTAGCCACCATGAgttctatattattttttatccTGCTCAAAGTTCGATCTCTGACCTGACCAAATGAAGCCGACAATAACAGTAAGAAAGATGGGGAGCACCGAAAACCTTAAGCTTTGTAAACAATTATTTCAACAAAAAATTGAAAGTAGATTCAAGAAATACCACGTTAGCAAAGAATTACCTCTGTATTTTGAAACGAAATTCTCCAATCATATGCAGCCATGTACATGTTTTTCTCCTCGTACCCGACACGGGCCAAATTAGCAATAAGAACTGCCCAGACAAAATAACCAGGCGCAAAATAGTCAGCTGCCACAAGTCCAGACACAGGCCTAACTCTAATGCCCGGGCGATCCAGTCCTGTTTCATTATCCAGAGACATATGCTCAACCCAGCATAATGGTCTGTAGAAGGTAAAGGAAAGAATTATAAAGTACCACTATTGATAANNNNATACAAAGGCCATATAAATCCATTAACTCTATAAAATGAAGAATATATTCTTTCAGAAATATAAAGAACATGCCTAGTAATATCATTCCAAGTTTCCAACATGAGAAATAGCTCGCTGTAGATTGCAAGTTATCATTCATACAGTCATGATTGTCAATAAGAACCAGTAAATTAACCTACGGAAATATTAAATTCTCTATGAAAGGTTTCTTTTCAAGAACCAAAAACATGGTTTGGTGGAAGTTACTTAGTATTACTTAACGAACAAACTTACGTATTGTTATCAAAATTCCATTCATGCAATGATGCAACTCAACCAAAACGTATCCAAATCTGAACCCACCAAAAGTAATAGGAACAATAATGATAAATTACCTTTTATACAGTTCCCCAAAGGTGCCACCCCACAACCTCTGCCTGAACAATCCATCGGCACACTGACGGCCCTCCCAGAGCTCCAACCCACCGGTTACTATTCCTGGCACGAAAACCACCGGGTGGTTCGCCGTCAAGCCTTCCTTCCTCAGCTTCACGCCGGGAGGGTCCGGGTACGGTCCCGTTATGGCCTCCGCCACGTACTGAGGGAAAGACGCCGGCATTGCATTGTACAGAAATAGAAGGAACCACCAGAGGGAGCATATCACTCCGATGAACCAGCAGCAGCTATCCACGCACGACCACTTTTTCGCCTTCGGAGCTACGCGGCAACCTTTCGAATTCGCCTTTTCtactttctcttcctcctccttctccttctccttctccttctctttctctttctccttcctcctcttcttcttctgctgccgcttcagcttcttcttttccttctcgtCCTCCTCGTGATCCGAATCAGGCGGACCCGGATTCAGGGATGCCTTTCTGCGGCGCAGAAACGACATCGTTTTCCTCCGCAGAAGACAAGTATCGAGAAGTGCACAAATTGGAAAATACAAGGAAAAACTATTAAAAGAAGCCTTAAATGTTATTCAAAATCTGCACGTTCATTTAATTGAGGCTGAGACGCTTTGAGCTGGTGGATTCAATGAGGGCGAGGATTCTGGAGCCTCCGACGAGGACCTGAACGCCGGAGGCGTATAAAAGCATGCGCCGCCGGCACCAGGTGGAAGCACTGGATTGATtgtggtggaggtggaggtggtgcTGCAGGATCGTATTCGTTTACTATGTTCCAGCGCACTTGTGGATACGGTGCGGGTCCCGGATTTTAGAAATGAGGTTTTAAGATCTGGACACGTGGCGTGATCACGAAATGGGTGTTGCTGTGCGTCGCTTGTTTAGAATAATTGACGCTGCTGTGCTGTTTGTGAGGAATGCGCGCGAACCAATGGCGGAAAATCAACGGTGCAAACGCAATCGAGTACGGGGGACGCAGTTTTCAAAGTGTTTTTGTGTTTGGAAAGGTTTGCCTGTTTTCTTGTGTGTACTTTCAACTTTGGggacttttctttctcttttctttttcctggAAGAGCAGCCCCAAAGGGTCTAGTAGTTTCGAGCTGGTAATGGTATCGACCACCACCCCAACTACTTAGCACAATGCGTAACAAGGCATAAATAAATAATTCGAGTTGTGCTATCTAAAATCTAGGCCTCTCATTTAAAAGATTATTGGCACAGCTCAGAAAGACAGAAAGTATAgagctttttcttttttgttatttaagTTCTGCTTGTTTTTATTATTGAAACTGGGCTTAAAGCCCAAAAAGAACCCAAAACCGAATAGGACTGAAGCGAAGCCCAAACATTTTTTCTCATAATACAGCTTAGGACCAAAGATGAAAGGAAAACCGGACAAAAAAGTGTGCAACGTGCAAAACCGTTTGGGACTATATTATACGGCGTGTGAAGTGTCAACGAAGTTGAAAAAACAGCAACGGCAGAAGTTGGCAGAGCCAGTTGACTTCCGGTTGCAGGTTAAGAATTAAGAAAAAGAGTGAAATCCACAGCAACAGCAACAGGAACAGCAATGAAAGTCTCCCCTCTAGCCCCCCATTACCATTATAGCCACTACCAAGCATCTCCAAATCAAAACACAACAACCAGAAAATCAAAAcacattatatttttaaaattaacacACCGTCGCCACTGTCTACCACCAGCATCCACCACTAACTCCGGCCCACGCCTCCCTCTTCCATCTTTTCGATTTTTATTTTCTCCAGAAATAAAATTTCATTCCCTCCATTCCGGTTTTTTCTTAGTAGAATCTCTGGTTTCGTTCGGCGTTAAAGTTGGAGCTCATGGCGGGTAGTTGCAGTAGCAGAATATCGGTTTTCTGAATTCTCGTTCTTCTGCGTGTTTAGTTTTTGTGAGCTGATTCAATCGTGGAGAAGAACTCGAAAATGCTTACATGCATAGCACGTCCCAAGAAATCAGGCACGGGCAGCAACAACGAGTCTCTGAATAAGACCGATGATTCCGATCCCAACAACAAAAACCAGTCCATGAAATCTCTCACTTCCCAGGTAACTCAAAAATTGAACAAGACTCTGTTTCAGTTCAGTGAGTGTGTAATTTGCATCGTCATGTTTGTTATTCAGATAAAGGACATGGCGCTGAAGGCGTCGGGGGCGTACAAGCATTGCGCGCCGTGCACGGCGGGGCCGGCGGGGAGACTGGTGAGGAGAAACGGGGAGTCG is from Arachis ipaensis cultivar K30076 chromosome B01, Araip1.1, whole genome shotgun sequence and encodes:
- the LOC107643486 gene encoding phospholipid:diacylglycerol acyltransferase 1 — encoded protein: MSFLRRRKASLNPGPPDSDHEEDEKEKKKLKRQQKKKRRKEKEKEKEKEKEKEEEEKVEKANSKGCRVAPKAKKWSCVDSCCWFIGVICSLWWFLLFLYNAMPASFPQYVAEAITGPYPDPPGVKLRKEGLTANHPVVFVPGIVTGGLELWEGRQCADGLFRQRLWGGTFGELYKRPLCWVEHMSLDNETGLDRPGIRVRPVSGLVAADYFAPGYFVWAVLIANLARVGYEEKNMYMAAYDWRISFQNTEVRDRTLSRIKNNIELMVATNGGKKVVVIPHSMGVLYFLHFMKWVEAPPPMGGGGGSDWCAKHIKAVMNIGGPFLGVPKSVAGLFSIEARDIAVARAFAPGVLDKDVFGLQTLEHLMRMTRTWDSTMSMIPKGGDTIWGGLDWSPEGYYNCSAKKHKTNDSIKPCQNDKKSQSMKHVNYGRLISFGKDAAELHSSKLDMLDFRGSLKGRRSHMNTSTCDIWTEYHEMGVEGIRAVSDYKAYTADAVLDLLRFVAPKMMKRGDAHFSHGIADNLDDPKYKHYKYWSNPLETRLPHAPDMEIYSMYGVGIPTERAYVYKSTSQSECYIPFQIDTSANGGDEDPCLKDGVYSANGDETVPVLSAGFMCAKGWRGKTRFNPSGIQTFIREYEHAPPANLLEGRGTQSGAHVDILGNFALIEDIIRVAAGASGEDLGGDRVHSEIFKWSENINLKL